The Algoriphagus sp. TR-M9 genome has a window encoding:
- a CDS encoding polysaccharide deacetylase family protein, with translation MKRLFTLTLLLAFSAASSIAQNLAEKLGYPADTKLLIIHGDDVGVSHSQTKATFDAMKNGVVNSTSMMVPTGWSAEVGEMAKELPNADIGIHITLTNEWLNFNWGPEAGKTAVPGLANAKGHMYPDCGQVAANASPEEVEREIRAQIKAANQMGIIPTHLDSHMGCIFYGRPEYLASYLRIAQELQIPAMINQMMIDNLVKPNAQLFSGINVDNFPVVDQLFMAEPQDYQAGMEAYYTKALTNLTAGLNVILIHLAFDDEEMNAVTKDHDTYHAPWRQEDYDFFTSEKAKNLLKQNKVQLVTWREVGKTM, from the coding sequence ATGAAAAGACTATTTACCTTAACCCTTTTGCTGGCTTTCTCAGCAGCTAGTTCCATTGCTCAAAATCTGGCCGAAAAACTCGGTTATCCTGCCGATACCAAGCTGCTGATAATTCATGGCGATGACGTGGGAGTATCTCATTCCCAAACCAAGGCAACTTTTGATGCCATGAAAAATGGAGTGGTCAATTCCACCAGCATGATGGTTCCTACGGGCTGGTCGGCAGAGGTAGGGGAGATGGCTAAGGAACTGCCAAATGCAGACATAGGAATTCACATTACCTTGACCAACGAATGGTTGAATTTCAACTGGGGACCAGAAGCAGGGAAGACGGCCGTTCCCGGTCTGGCCAATGCCAAAGGTCACATGTATCCGGATTGTGGACAAGTGGCCGCAAACGCAAGTCCCGAAGAGGTGGAAAGAGAGATCCGAGCACAAATCAAAGCTGCCAATCAGATGGGAATCATTCCTACTCATCTGGACTCTCACATGGGCTGTATTTTCTATGGAAGACCTGAATATCTAGCCTCATACCTCAGAATCGCCCAGGAACTGCAGATTCCGGCTATGATCAATCAAATGATGATAGATAATCTGGTGAAGCCAAATGCCCAGTTGTTTTCAGGGATCAATGTGGATAACTTCCCTGTGGTAGATCAGCTATTTATGGCCGAGCCGCAGGATTATCAAGCGGGAATGGAAGCTTATTATACCAAAGCACTCACTAATTTGACTGCGGGATTGAATGTGATTTTGATTCATTTGGCTTTTGATGATGAGGAAATGAATGCAGTGACTAAGGATCATGACACCTATCACGCTCCCTGGAGACAGGAGGAT